The nucleotide sequence CAAACTCACTCCAAAGGAGTTTGAACGCTTAGATTTGTCAACAGAGGACAAAGTGAAGAAGCTCCTCGAGGCAAAGAGCCTAAATGAACTCTATGACATGGTCGGCGTTAAGGAGCCACAGCAGTGGATTGAATCAAGCTGGGTTGATGGAACACTTTCAACATGGATAGGCGAGCCTCAGGAGAATATAGGATGGTACTGGCTCTATTTAGCGAGAAAAGCCCTATTTGAAAACAAAGACAAGATGTCCCAAGAGGAGTGGAACAAAGCCTATGAGTACTTGCTGAGAGCTGAAGCGAGCGATTGGTTCTGGTGGTATGGAAGCGATCAGTTTGTAAGTGGTGAAGAAGCCTTTGACAGATATCTGAAAATTTATCTCTACGAAATGTATAAATTCGCAAAAATCGAACCCCCAAGCTACCTCTACGGAAACTACTTCCCAGATGGACAACCATACAGAGTTAGGGCTATAGAGGGACTTGGAGAAGGGGAAAAGAAGAGCTACACAAGCCAGTCAACAATGGCTGGAGGAGTTGAGATTTATTTCGATGGCGAAGGAATGCACTTCATAGTAAAGAACGCTCCAGAGCAGTTTGAAATCAGCATTTATGAGAAAGATAAAATATTTGGAAATACATTCACACTGCTCCAAGAAAAGCCAAAGGAGTTCAGATACGAGCTATTCCCATACAATAAAGACAGCATTGGAATCATGATCACCAAGCACGTTGTGTATAAAGATGGAAAGGCTGAAATTTATGAAGCCAAGGACTACGAGACGAGTGAGAAGATTGGAGAAGCTACTGTAAAGGTTGAGAACGGCAATGTTGAGATAATTGTACCATTTGATTACATTGAGAGCCCAGACGACTTCTACTTCGCAGTATCAACTGTAAAAGACGGGGAGCTTGAGACAATAACACTTCCAATCGAGCTGAAGCTCCCAATGGAAGTTAAGGGAGTTCCAATCATTGACATGGTTGATGTTGAAGGAGATGACCATGGACCAGGAACTTACACATATGCGACAAATAAAGTATTCGTTCCTCATCACTTAGACTTGCTCAGATTCAGAATGCTTGAACAAACGGATGCATATGTTATGGAATTTTACTTTAAGGAACTTGGGGATAATCCATGGAACGGGCCAAATGGATTTAGCCTACAGATAATTGAAGTTTACTTTGACTTTAAAGAAGGAGGAAACACATCAGCAATCAAAATGTTCCCAGACGGACCAGGAAGCAACGTACAGCTCGATCCAGAACATCCATGGGACGTTGCCTTCAGAATAGCCGGATGGGATTATGGAAACTTAATTGTCCTCCCAGACGGAACTGCAATCCAAGGAGAGCTTCAAATTTCAGCTGACCCAGTTAAGAACGCAATAATTGTGAGAGTACCTAAGAAGTACATACAAATCAACGAGGATTACGGACTTTACGGTGCTGTATTAGTTGGTTCTCAAGATGGATATGGTCCAGATAAGTGGAGACCTGTTGCTGTCGAAGCTGAAGAGTGGAAAGGCGGTGGAGCGGAACCTGATGCGGTAATAAACAACGTTGCACCAAGAGTTTACGATTTACTCGCCCCACCAGGATACAAGCCGACACAAGAAGAAATGCTCAGCAGCTATGACGCAAAGAACATCAAGCTCGCCACAGTTAAGATGCTCCCAATGCTCAAGACCGGAATAGTCATCAAAGACCCAGAAGGCGATGATCATGGTCCAGGAACATATACCTACGCCCTGAACAAAGTGTTCGTTCCACACCACTTAGACCTCCTCAAGTTCAAGATGACGGAAGAGAATGACTACTGGAAGCTTGAGTTCTATTTCAAGGAGCTTGGGGATAATCCATGGAACGGACCAAATGGATTCAGCTTGCAAATCATTGAAGTCTACTTCGACTTTAAAGAAGGAGGAAACACATCAGCAATCAAAATGTTCCCAGACGGACCAGGAAGCAACGTACAGCTCGATCCAGAACATCCATGGGACGTTGCACTGAGGATTGCCGGCTGGGACTATGGAAATATCATCGTTGTGCCCGGAGAGAAGCCAATTCAAGGAGAAATGAAGATATCAGCAGATCCGACGAGAAATACAATTATTGTTGAACTGCCTAAGAAGTATCTCCAGATTAATGAAGAGTACGGACTCTATGGAGCCGTGCTTGTAGGCTCTCAGGACGGCTATGGTCCAGACAAATGGAGGCCAGTTGCTGTCCAAGCTGAAGAGTGGAAAGGCGGTGGAGCAGAGCCAGAAGCAGTAATAAACAACGTTGCCCCAAGAGTTTATGATCTCCTAGTTCCAGAAGGATTCAAACCAACACAAGAAGAGATGCTTAGTAGCTATGACGCAAAAGCTGGAAAGAGAGCTGTTGTTCTCATGATTCCGATAATAGAGGGAGCCAAAGCAGAAGAAAAGCCAACACCAACTGAAACAGAAACAACCACCAAAGAAACTACCACCACAACACAAACCACAACTATAAAGGAAACAACCACAACTACAACAACAAGCACTCCAAGTGAAACTACAGCTACTCCATCAAGTCCAAGTGAAACTTCACCAACTGAAACTGGAATCTGTGGACCAGCACTAATTATCGGACTTGCATTATTACCAGTGTTGCTGAGGAAAAGAAAATGATATTCCCCCTTCTCTATATTTTTAATGAAGTTTTAGTTTTATATCAAAACTTATTTATACCATGAAATCCTGATGTTTACTAAAAGTAAACACAAATTGAGGTGGACTTGATGGCAGAGGTCAAGTTGATAAATGTGTGGAAAAAGTTCGGTGAAGTAGTTGCGGTTCAGGATATGAACCTCCACATAAAAGATGGGGAATTTATGATTCTTCTTGGTCCCAGTGGTTGTGGAAAGACTACAACACTCAGAATGATTGCAGGATTAGAAGAACCAACAAAGGGCCAAATATACGTGGGAGACAAATTGGTTGCTGATCCCGAAAAAGGTGTCTTTGTTCCTCCAAAAGATAGGGATATTGCAATGGTCTTTCAGAGCTATGCTCTCTATCCCCACATGACAGTTTATGATAACATAGCCTTCCCTCTCAAGCTCAGAAAAGTTCCAAAACAAGAGATAGACAAAAGAGTAAGAGAAGTTGCAGAAATGCTTGGCTTAACTGAATTGTTAAAGAGAAAGCCGAGAGAACTTTCTGGTGGGCAGAGACAGAGAGTTGCCTTGGGAAGAGCTATTGTGAGAAAGCCACAAGTCTTCCTCATGGATGAGCCTCTATCAAACCTTGATGCAAAGCTTAGGGTAAAGATGAGAGCAGAGTTAAAGAAACTACAAAGACAATTGGGCGTTACTACAATCTATGTTACCCACGATCAGGTTGAAGCAATGACAATGGGTGACAGAATTGCCGTTATAAATCAAGGTGTCTTACAGCAAGTTGGAACACCAGACGAAGTTTACAACAAGCCAGCAAACGTTTTCGTTGGTGGCTTTATTGGCTCACCTGCAATGAACTTCCTTGATGCTTCAATTGTTGAAGATGAAAAAGGAGTTTGGGTTGACTTTGGTGAGTTTAGACTTAAGCTTCTCGAAGATCAGGCAGAGGTTCTAAAGGAACTCAATTACATTGGCAAGGAAGTTATTTTTGGTATAAGACCAGAAGACATCTATGACGCAATATTTGCACAAGTCAAAATCCCAGGAGAAAACATGGTCAAAGCTGTTGTAGATATAGTAGAAAACCTGGGCAGTGAAAGGATTGTCCACTTAAGGGTGGGGGATCTAACTTTTGTCGGGGCATTCCATGCTGAATCAATGGTAAAAGAAGGTCAGAAAGTCGATGTGGTCTTTGATATGAGAAAAGTACATATCTTTGATAAAAAGACTGAGAAAGCAATTTTCTAAAGATTTTTAAGCTCTTTTTCTTTTCCCTTTATCATGCATGAAAAACTTGCAGAATATCTTTCACAAAAAATTAAGAAAGGAAGAATCATTGAAATCGGAGTTGGCTTTAATTTTAAAACTGCATTAAAGTTAAAAGAGTTGGGCTTTGATATTCTCGTTGTAGACTGGAATCCAAAAGCTGTTGAAAGAGCAAAAGAATTGAAATTAAACGCTGTTATTGATAACATCTTTAATCCTCAACTTGAAATTTATAATGGCGCAAGTGCAATTTATTCTATTCGACCGACACCGGAGATGATGCCATATCTTCTGAAGCTTGCCCGAATCATTAAAGCCCCCCTCTACATAGTTCCATTCTCAACAGATGCCGTGCCAAAAGGTATGAAACTCGAAAATTACAAGGGACTAGTAATTTACAAGTTGAAAGCTAAAGATATATAAAGTAAAGCCATACATTAACTTGGTGGTGTTATGAAGCTCTTTGGAACAGCAGGAATTAGAGGTCCTATTGATTCTAAGGTAACCCCAGAATTAGCGCTGAAGGTTGGAAAAGCCTTAGGAACGTACATTAATTCTGGAAAGGTTACCGTTGCAAGGGATGCGAGGACTTCAAGCATTATGCTTGAAGCTGCCCTAATAAGCGGGCTGTTGAGTACGGGAAGTGATGTCATAGAGCTTGGGTTGATACCGACCCCGATGCTCGCATGGGCTACCAACAAGCTGAGTGATGCAGGAGTTATGATAACCGCCTCCCACAACCCACCAACGGACAACGGAATCAAGGTGTTTAATGAGAACGGCATTGAATTTTATCTTGAGCAGGAGGAAGAGCTCGAAAAGATAATCTTTTCTCAAAGCTATAAAAAGGCAAATTGGGACGAAATAGGGAAAGTTGAAAGACGTGACTTAAAGAATGAGTACATCAATGCAGTCTTAGACTTCGTAAATCATGAAACAAGTCTCAGGATTTTATATGATGGAGCAAACGGCGCCGGTAGTGTGATAGCCCCATATCTCCTCAGAGAGATGGGCGCAAAAGTGATTTCGATTAATGCTCATTTGGATGGACACTTTCCAGGTAGGAAACCAGAGCCAAGATATGAAAATATAGCATACCTCAGGGATCTTGTTAGAGAACTGGGAGTAGATTTAGCAATAGCCCAAGATGGTGACGCTGATAGGATAGCGGTTTTTGACGAAAAGGGCAACTATATTCCCGAGGACACCTTAATTGCTCTTTTCGCAAAGCTTTATGTAAAAGAGAACAATGGGGGGATTGTTGTTACCTCTATAAATACTAGCTTCAGAATTGACAAAGTTGTTCAAGATGCAGGTGGAAAAGTCTATCGTGTACCTTTAGGCCAGCTCCACGATGGCATAAAGAAGTACCATGCAATTTTTGCTGCCGAGCCTTGGAAGTTCATTCATCCAAGATTTGGAATGTGGATTGACAGTTTTGTAACAATGGGGCTTTTAATTAAACTTATTGACGAAGAAGGAAAGCCACTATCTGAGATCGTTAAAGAGATACCTCAATATCCGCTCATAAAGAAAAACGTCAAATGTCCAGATGAACTGAAGCCAAAAGTTATGGAAATTGCAAAAAATGAGCTCGAGGAAAAGCTGAAGAATGAAATTAAAGAAGTTCTCACAATTTCTGGAATAAGGCTCAACCTCAACGACGGCTCATGGGTTTTAGTAAGACCTTCAGGAACAGAGCCAAAGATTAGAGTTGTTGTGGAGGGACAAACAGAAAAGAGAATGAAAGAACTATTTGAACTAGCATATGGTATAGTTTCAAAGGCCGTCGAAAGTCTTAAATCCACCTAGCCGGTCTCAATGTTTTCAATCTTATTTCTTTTCCAATTGTGACTCTGAAGCCTTCTTTTGCAACCAAAGTTTTTACCCCAGTAACATTTTCAATAAATTTTGCCTCCTTGTATGGGTTAGCAAAGTGCATCTTCATGCCTATGTGATTCATAATCAGCAATTCAGGCTTTTCTTTCATTTCCTTCAGCATATAAACTACATCTTCAGTGCATAAATGGTATGGGATTCTCATGTCCTTTGGTCGGGTTATAGCCGCTATCATGACTCTTGTTCCTTCATGCCATTCTTTCAGCTCATCAAAATACTGAGTATCTGGAATGTAAGAGATGTCCCCATACTTAGTCTTAAGCCGAAAACCAATAGTCGTGGGGTCTGCATGCACTGCTGGTGTTATTATCATTTCCTCATCTCCAAGAATGAACTTATCTCCGGGATTAGGGGTATGGATTTCTTCTAAAGAATCAAGATGATACTTTGAAACTGCGGGTGTGTGATTTTCATCTCCATGAACAACGCTTTTAGATGCTATTAGAATCCCCCTTTTTTTCGTAACGCCCATAGTTATGCCCTCAAGCATAACTTCCACGTCATTGCAATGATCAGTGTGCCTGTGAGAGACAAAGAGAACATCAATACGTCTTGGATCAATTTTGTATCGCCACGCTCTTACAAGTGCTCCCGGTCCAGGATCGACATAAATTTTCTTGCTTGCTTTTATGAAGAATCCTCCTGTAGAACGAGTCTGTGTTATTGTTATGAATCTGCCTCCCCCGCTGCCTAGAAATGTTATCTCTATCATGCTCTTACCTCCAATTCTTTTTTCAGATGTTAAAATTTTACACACAGCAGTATATAAGGCATTTGGCTAACAGAATTTTACTAACCTAACCAAAAATGGTTTAAGAGATCAAGGATAAGTCATGGTGGTGAGGTTTATGGAAGAGATCATCAAAAAAGTTTCTAAAGAAGTTGAAAAATTTAGAGATAATATGATTCAAACGTTAGTTGAACTTATCAAAATCCCAGCAATAAGCCCCGATTACGGATATGAGGGAGAATACGATAAGGCGGAAAAGCTTTTGGAGATTATAAATGACTGGGGCTTTGATAAGATTGAGCGTTATGATGCCCCAGATAAGAGGGCTAAAAACGGTGTGAGGCCGAACATTTTAGCTTATTACTATGGAGAAAAAGGGGAAGAAAGTCCACGCTTGTGGATTCTAACTCACCTAGATGTAGTTCCGCCCGGAGATTTAAGCAAATGGACTGTAACGGAACCTTTTAAGCCAATTATTAAAGAGGGGAAAATCTACGGAAGAGGCAGCGAGGACAATGGGCAAAGCTTGGTAGCATCACTGTATGCAGTGAAGGCATTAATGAATCTCGGCATAAGGCCAAAAAGGACAGTAATCCTCGCATTTGTAAGTGACGAGGAAACTGGTAGTGACTATGGAATAAAATGGCTCATGAAGAACCATCCAGGACTTTTCAGAAAAGACGACCTTGTATTGGTTCCAGACGGCGGAAACGAAGAAGGAACATTCATTGAAATAGCAGAAAAGAGCATACTTTGGATAAAGATTAAGTTTAAAGGAAAGCAAGTTCACGCGAGCATGCCAGATAAAGGGCTCAATGCTCACCGTGTTGCTTTAGAATATGGGTACAAGCTGGACAAACTTCTCCATGAGAAATATGATGCAAAGGATGAAATTTTTGACCCACCTGAGAGCACTTTTGAACCAACAATGGGCGGAAATCCATCCGATGCTCCAAACATAGCTCCAGGAGAGCATGAGATAGTATTTGATTGTAGGGTTCTGCCAAAATACAAACTTGACGATATTCTAAACGATGCAAAAGAACTCGCAAAAGAAATGGAAGAAAAGTACAGAGGAGCAAAAATTGAGATTGAAGTGATGCAGAGGGTTGATGCTCCAGAACCAACTCCAAAAGACAGTGAAATAGTAAAACTCCTCCAGAATGCAATTAAGATTTTGAGAAACAAAGAAGCTAAAGTTGGAGGAATTGGCGGAGGAACTTTTGCAGCTTACTTCAGAATGCTTGGAATTCCAGCAGTTGTGTGGTGCACATGTGATGAAACTGCTCACCAACCAAACGAGTATGCAAGAATAGACAACATGGTAGAGGATGCAAAAGTCATGGCGATTTTAGCCCTTTTATGATTTCCCCTTTTAGATATCATTTCATCGATTGATAAAGCAGTACACACATTAATAACAAGGCATAACTTTTGATGAATCTGAAACAAAATTTTTATGCAAACTCATGAAATAAAAAGCATGAGAATGATAGGGCTAAAAATAGAGGATGCTCTGAAAATGTTCCCTGAGCTTCAAAAATACATAAAAAATGGCAAGCTTGATTTTGGCAACAGAAAAGCAAGGATTTTATACAATAAGGCTGTTGCAAAAGCTGTTTTTGACATTGAGGTGGAGTATCATCCAAGGGGCCTAATAACTCCTCCGATTTCACGATACATTTTTCTAAAGACATTTTTGCGAGGTGGAGAAAAAGTCCTCGAAATTGGGACAGGTCATTCTGCGTTGATGGCGATTATGGCAGCTAAGTTGCTTAACTGCGAAGTTTGGGCTACAGAGATTAATGAAGAATTTTTTGAGTATGCAAAAAGGAATATTAAGCGCAACAAAGTTCAAGTTAAGCTCATAAAAAGCAAAGGAGAAATCATAAAAGGCTTAATTCCAGAGGAAGAAGAATTTGATGTTATATTCTCAGCTCCTCCTTATTATGAGAAACCCACAAAGGGAGTTTTAACCCCTATTGAAGCCGTTGGTGGAGGAAAATATGGAGAGGAGTTTTCAATAAAGCTGTTAAATGAAGCCAGAGAATACTTGAAGCCTCTCGGAAAAGTTGCCCTCTTTTTACCAGATAAGAAACCTCTGCTGAAGGTTATAACAGAAAAAGCTGAAGAACTTGGATATACAGTCAAAGACATAAAATTTAAAGCAGGGACAAGAGTTAGACACTCTTTAATTTTCACTCTATAGCGTCAGACCGTGGGCGTATCTTCATTGCAGTGCTCAGAGGAGGTGCTTTCTCTTCATTCGCTAAAGAAAGTACGATCCTTTAATTTATAAGGTTAAGTCTCTGTATGAAGTACCATTATCAACATAAGATACTAGCTATAAAACATCTAATGAAATGCAGAAAGAGAAAAACAAATCATCACTTCATATCCTCAACATATAAGAACAGACATTTAAGATATTCAGTATCCTTTGAAGCCATCAGTATTGGATGATCTGGAGCTTGTGTTCTGTAGGGTTCAAGCATCTTGAGGAATTTGCCAGCTTTTGCTGCAGCCGCAATTATCATATCCTTAAACGCCTGCAAATCAACATGCTGGGAGCATGAGCAAGTTACTAAGATTCCCCCATCCTTTACAAGCTTAAGTCCTTGATAGTTCACATTGAAATAAGCTCTTAATCCTCTCTTTAAGTCCTTCTCATGCTGGACGAATGCAGGAGGATCGAGGATTACTATATCAAACTTTTCTCCTTTCTTCTGGAGCTTTTCCATTTCAGGAAATGCTGAACCCACTATGAACTCCATCTTGTCCTCAACACCATTGAGCTTTGCATTCTCCTTTGCCATCTCTATCGCTTTTGGAGATTTGTCAATGGCTATCACTTTTTCAGCTCCAGCAACTGCAGCATGGATTGCAAAGCCCCCCGTGTAAGTGAAAACATCAAGAACCTTTTCACCGCCTTTAATGTATTTTTCAAGAGCTATTCTGTTTTCTCTCTGGTCGAGGAAAAATCCAGTCTTTTGTCCACGCATGTCAACTATGAATTTAGCCCTCCCCTCTTCAATTATCGTTCTATATTTTTCTTTACCAAGCAATACACGCTCAATCTCTGGTAATCCTTCCCTTCTCCTTGATCTCCCCGTATTCTTTTCAAAAACGGTCTCTATTTCTGGCTCAACTTCCATTATCGCTTCAGCAACGTCAAGCTTAAATCGCTCCATACCAGCGCTTGAAATTTGGAGGGCGGCTATATCATTGAAGCGATCAACAATTAATCCCGGCAAATAATCTGCCTCACCATAGACCATCCTGTAAACGTTGCCATAACGAAGAACTTTCTTCCTATATTCGTTTGCTTTTCTGATTCTCTCTTTGAAGAGTTCTTTGTTAATTTCCACATCTTTCTCTTTTGTTAGCAAACGAACCATTATATTCGAGTTTGGATTTGCAAACCCTTTACCTAAGAACTTTCCTCCACGAGAATACACCTCAACAATATCTCCTGGTTTTATCTCCCCCTCAGTTCTAATAACCCCCTTTTTGAAAATAATCATCGCACCTTTTTGAAGTGCTCGTGAAGCCTGAGCATCAACATAAACTCTCGCCATTTTCACCACCTACCAAATAGTTAAAGCGATAGATATTTAACTCTTGAGATGAAATTATATAATGGTGAGTTCTATGAACTTAGAAGTTATAAAAGAGTTTCTAGAAGATATTGGAGCAGACTATACAGAAATTGAGGGAGAAATTCACCTCGCCCCAGAGGTGTTCTATGAGGTTTGGAAGTATGTAGGACAACCTGATTTAAAAACATATGTTATTGAGGACGAGATTGTTGAACCCGGTTCTTATGATCCCCCTGAAATGAAATATACAACTGCCAAGAAGGTTAAAATCAAAAAAATCTACTTTGAGACTCTTGACAATGTGAAAATAGTCACAGATTATGCCGAGTTCCAGAGGATTTTGAAGGAAAAATCCGTTTAATTTATCTTCCCACTATTATTTTTACCATTAAAACTCCCATACAGTTTGTTCTTTTTACATTAAACAAGAGTGCAAGGGAGCCTATCAATGATGCTGTTGTTAGAACCAAGATACCAAGAATTCCATCAAAATAAAAAGACAGAACAACGACAAAAGTTATGACTAAAAGATTTAAGAGCCTATAATTTACCTTAAAGAAAACATTGCCAATTATTTTAGCTGTTTTCAGCCCGTAGAGGTTTATAATCAAAGCTGCGGCAATAGTAAGTAGTGTTAAAATTAAAACTTCACGTGAACTCAATAGATAATACCTCCCTTTAATTAAGACCATTATCCCATTCCTTGTCCTCCCTGTTAAGTAGAAATTAAAAAGTGAAAAGAAAAAATTTGAGGTATTCACTGAAAATGCAACAGTTAAAAATGACCTCTCATCCTTCGAAAAGAAGCTTCCGATTAATGCAGCTTGAGAAGAAGTAAACGCTGGAAGGAGTGATGCAAACATTCCTAAAACAGTGCCAAGAAAAGAAAATTTCAGTAAAGAGACATGAGACATTTTAATCATACTATCCCCAATCTCAATATTACCCACACTACTGCGAAGAGAATACATTATTGTGGGAATTCCAAACAAACCGACAAAGATGTGGAAACAAGGCTCATGAAGAGGCAAGTAATCAATTAAAATTCCCAAAATTCCAGAGAGCAAGATAACAGCTAAAGCGAAAATTTTCTTCATACCTTTTTCTGTTAGAATCAAAAAGCAAACCAAAAAGAATACAAAGACTCTGCCAAATTCAGGAACGTACTTGGGTGTTAAGAAGAAATAGATGGGTAAAAGAGGAAGAGCAAAAATTACTGCTAAAAGACTTGCCTTTAGAGAAATATTAATTACTTCAAAAGCTCTCCCCTCAAGAACTAATCTGTGGGCTGGCAAGATATTTAGCGCTGTATCTTCATCAGGAATACCAAGAAATGTCGAAGGTATAGAATCCAAAAATGTGTGAGTTAAGCCCATGATATAAATCAGAATTATGAATCCAAAATCAGATTTACTATTTAATGCATTTAACAGTGATGCCAAAGTGTTGACATGAAGAGCGGGTGTTATTCCAGTTAAGGTTCCAGCTAAGAGCCCAAGCAGGAATTCTCTAAACATACATCCTCCCTCGAATACACTTCAAGAGCGGGTTTCCCTCTATAAGTAGTGTAAACTCCAAAAGCCGTAACTGTTTGATTCTCCTTAAACTCAAGATTTAATGACTTTTTAAGCTTCACCAAAATCCAGCAATCACCATTTGTAATATTCGCCAATCCAAAACCGTTTTTATAGATTTTGACCCAAGAAACGTTTCCTTCAATTTTGATTATTCCTGCTCGTTCTGGACTGCATATTGAATTTTCAAGTTTTTCTCTTGGAAGCTCAACCAAACAGTTTAGGCACACAAGGGAG is from Thermococcus paralvinellae and encodes:
- a CDS encoding M20 family metallo-hydrolase, translated to MEEIIKKVSKEVEKFRDNMIQTLVELIKIPAISPDYGYEGEYDKAEKLLEIINDWGFDKIERYDAPDKRAKNGVRPNILAYYYGEKGEESPRLWILTHLDVVPPGDLSKWTVTEPFKPIIKEGKIYGRGSEDNGQSLVASLYAVKALMNLGIRPKRTVILAFVSDEETGSDYGIKWLMKNHPGLFRKDDLVLVPDGGNEEGTFIEIAEKSILWIKIKFKGKQVHASMPDKGLNAHRVALEYGYKLDKLLHEKYDAKDEIFDPPESTFEPTMGGNPSDAPNIAPGEHEIVFDCRVLPKYKLDDILNDAKELAKEMEEKYRGAKIEIEVMQRVDAPEPTPKDSEIVKLLQNAIKILRNKEAKVGGIGGGTFAAYFRMLGIPAVVWCTCDETAHQPNEYARIDNMVEDAKVMAILALL
- a CDS encoding RlmF-related methyltransferase; this translates as MRMIGLKIEDALKMFPELQKYIKNGKLDFGNRKARILYNKAVAKAVFDIEVEYHPRGLITPPISRYIFLKTFLRGGEKVLEIGTGHSALMAIMAAKLLNCEVWATEINEEFFEYAKRNIKRNKVQVKLIKSKGEIIKGLIPEEEEFDVIFSAPPYYEKPTKGVLTPIEAVGGGKYGEEFSIKLLNEAREYLKPLGKVALFLPDKKPLLKVITEKAEELGYTVKDIKFKAGTRVRHSLIFTL
- a CDS encoding UPF0146 family protein, which codes for MHEKLAEYLSQKIKKGRIIEIGVGFNFKTALKLKELGFDILVVDWNPKAVERAKELKLNAVIDNIFNPQLEIYNGASAIYSIRPTPEMMPYLLKLARIIKAPLYIVPFSTDAVPKGMKLENYKGLVIYKLKAKDI
- a CDS encoding MBL fold metallo-hydrolase; translation: MIEITFLGSGGGRFITITQTRSTGGFFIKASKKIYVDPGPGALVRAWRYKIDPRRIDVLFVSHRHTDHCNDVEVMLEGITMGVTKKRGILIASKSVVHGDENHTPAVSKYHLDSLEEIHTPNPGDKFILGDEEMIITPAVHADPTTIGFRLKTKYGDISYIPDTQYFDELKEWHEGTRVMIAAITRPKDMRIPYHLCTEDVVYMLKEMKEKPELLIMNHIGMKMHFANPYKEAKFIENVTGVKTLVAKEGFRVTIGKEIRLKTLRPARWI
- the glmM gene encoding phosphoglucosamine mutase; the encoded protein is MKLFGTAGIRGPIDSKVTPELALKVGKALGTYINSGKVTVARDARTSSIMLEAALISGLLSTGSDVIELGLIPTPMLAWATNKLSDAGVMITASHNPPTDNGIKVFNENGIEFYLEQEEELEKIIFSQSYKKANWDEIGKVERRDLKNEYINAVLDFVNHETSLRILYDGANGAGSVIAPYLLREMGAKVISINAHLDGHFPGRKPEPRYENIAYLRDLVRELGVDLAIAQDGDADRIAVFDEKGNYIPEDTLIALFAKLYVKENNGGIVVTSINTSFRIDKVVQDAGGKVYRVPLGQLHDGIKKYHAIFAAEPWKFIHPRFGMWIDSFVTMGLLIKLIDEEGKPLSEIVKEIPQYPLIKKNVKCPDELKPKVMEIAKNELEEKLKNEIKEVLTISGIRLNLNDGSWVLVRPSGTEPKIRVVVEGQTEKRMKELFELAYGIVSKAVESLKST
- a CDS encoding glucodextranase DOMON-like domain-containing protein, whose translation is MRKLLSLFAIFLILFSTLAVPARAEEPKPLNVIIVWHQHQPYYYDPIQDVYTRPWVRLHAANNYWKMAYYLSKYPEVHATIDLSGSLIAQLADYMNGKKDTYQIITEKIANGEPLTVDDKWFMLQAPGGFFDHTIPWNGEPVTDKNGNPIRSFWKRYTELKDKRNKAFAMYGGLPLEERKKKITAEFTEQDYIDLAVLFNLAWIDYNYIMMHDDLKAIYEKRNTGGYTRDDVKTVLQHQMWLLNHTFEEHEKINLLLGNGNVEVTVVPYAHPIGPILNDFGWERDFDAHVKKANELYKEYLGGGKVEPKGGWAAESALNDKTLEILAENGWQWVMTDQLVLERMGIPYSIENYYKPWVAEFNGKKIYLFPRNHDLSDRVGFRYSGMNQYDAVEDFVNELLKIQKQNYDGSLVYVITLDGENPWEHYPYDGKIFLEQLYKRLTELQEQGLIRTLTPSEYIQLYGDKANKLTPKEFERLDLSTEDKVKKLLEAKSLNELYDMVGVKEPQQWIESSWVDGTLSTWIGEPQENIGWYWLYLARKALFENKDKMSQEEWNKAYEYLLRAEASDWFWWYGSDQFVSGEEAFDRYLKIYLYEMYKFAKIEPPSYLYGNYFPDGQPYRVRAIEGLGEGEKKSYTSQSTMAGGVEIYFDGEGMHFIVKNAPEQFEISIYEKDKIFGNTFTLLQEKPKEFRYELFPYNKDSIGIMITKHVVYKDGKAEIYEAKDYETSEKIGEATVKVENGNVEIIVPFDYIESPDDFYFAVSTVKDGELETITLPIELKLPMEVKGVPIIDMVDVEGDDHGPGTYTYATNKVFVPHHLDLLRFRMLEQTDAYVMEFYFKELGDNPWNGPNGFSLQIIEVYFDFKEGGNTSAIKMFPDGPGSNVQLDPEHPWDVAFRIAGWDYGNLIVLPDGTAIQGELQISADPVKNAIIVRVPKKYIQINEDYGLYGAVLVGSQDGYGPDKWRPVAVEAEEWKGGGAEPDAVINNVAPRVYDLLAPPGYKPTQEEMLSSYDAKNIKLATVKMLPMLKTGIVIKDPEGDDHGPGTYTYALNKVFVPHHLDLLKFKMTEENDYWKLEFYFKELGDNPWNGPNGFSLQIIEVYFDFKEGGNTSAIKMFPDGPGSNVQLDPEHPWDVALRIAGWDYGNIIVVPGEKPIQGEMKISADPTRNTIIVELPKKYLQINEEYGLYGAVLVGSQDGYGPDKWRPVAVQAEEWKGGGAEPEAVINNVAPRVYDLLVPEGFKPTQEEMLSSYDAKAGKRAVVLMIPIIEGAKAEEKPTPTETETTTKETTTTTQTTTIKETTTTTTTSTPSETTATPSSPSETSPTETGICGPALIIGLALLPVLLRKRK
- a CDS encoding ABC transporter ATP-binding protein, whose protein sequence is MAEVKLINVWKKFGEVVAVQDMNLHIKDGEFMILLGPSGCGKTTTLRMIAGLEEPTKGQIYVGDKLVADPEKGVFVPPKDRDIAMVFQSYALYPHMTVYDNIAFPLKLRKVPKQEIDKRVREVAEMLGLTELLKRKPRELSGGQRQRVALGRAIVRKPQVFLMDEPLSNLDAKLRVKMRAELKKLQRQLGVTTIYVTHDQVEAMTMGDRIAVINQGVLQQVGTPDEVYNKPANVFVGGFIGSPAMNFLDASIVEDEKGVWVDFGEFRLKLLEDQAEVLKELNYIGKEVIFGIRPEDIYDAIFAQVKIPGENMVKAVVDIVENLGSERIVHLRVGDLTFVGAFHAESMVKEGQKVDVVFDMRKVHIFDKKTEKAIF